One Myxococcus stipitatus genomic window, CCAACGCCATCCTCCGGGTCGTCGGCGGCGCGTCGCCGCGCGAGCACGAGCCCTCCTCGCCGCCCTGGAACCTGGTGCTGCCCTACGGCACGTATGAGTTCATCGCGGTCCCCGAGGGCGCCGCCCCGGACGCGCCCAGGCACGTCCAGACCGAGTCCGTCTTTCCGCCCCTGACCGAGGTCGTGCTGCCATGCCCATAGAGCTTCGCATCCGCATCGAGGGCGAGGAGCACACGTTGGGCACGGCCATCTCCACGACCGTGCGGAACATGGACGACGGCGAGGGACACGAGGTGCTCGTGCGCGTCGGAGACACCGCACGCCTCGACCTCGCGCCCGGCAACTACCTCGTCGAGGCGAGCCTGCCCTCGGGAGAGCGGCTCCGGCGGCTCGCCCACCTCCGCGAGGGCGACACCTCCGTCGACGTCGACCTCAAGCCGACACGGACGGCGAACGCGAAGCTCTCCCGCCAGCACCTGTTCGTGCCCGCGGCCCGCCTGCGCCCCGCGCCGCCGCCACCGTTCTCGCCCCTGCTCTCGTTCTCCGGCTCCACGTCGCCGGTCGCCCCCCGTAGCCCCCGGCTTCCCGCTCACCCCTCGTCACGGAAGGGCCCCTTCCATGAAGATGCGTCCGGAGACGAGGAGCGCTGGAACGTCTCAGGGGCGGCGGCCGCGACGACTCCGCGCCCCCAGGCGCCCGACGGCCCCCTCTCGGTCAACCCCAACACCCACGAGCCCTTCACCAGCGCCCTCGCGTTCAAGGCCGCCGAGCCGCTCCCCGAGGTCACCGTCCTCTGGAGGAATCCCCGCGCGCCCGATGCCACGCCCACCACCGCGGCGCTCGCGGGGGACCCCGCGCTCCAGGACGGGCCCATGGGCGCGCCGCTGGAGCCCTCCGGCGGAAACGAGACGCTCGTGACCTACGAGCTGCCGCTTCATCCCGACTTCCTCCCGGCGACAGGCACGTTCATCGTCCGGTGGGACCATCAGCTCGTCCTCGTCCCGGTGGCGCGCTGGGCCGGCCTCCCGGGCTCCTCGGCCGAAGCGCCCATCGAGTTCGTGGTGAACCTGTCGACCCAGACGGTCTCCGCCATGGTGGCGGACCCCATCTTCGGCCCCATCCTCGGCTACCTCACCTCCGGCCAGTTGGAGAAGGCGGCCCACACCCTGAGGAACGCCGTTCCCCTCTCGCGCCTCGAGGGCAATGAGCACGACCCCTTCGCCGCCGCCATCAGCGCGCTCGTGCTCGCCCGCACGATGCTGACGGGGAACTCGGAGCACGAGGCGATGTGGCACGACTGGCTGCGCTTCGTGGACAAGGACGCGCCCCACCTGCTGAGTCTCATCAAGTCCCACCTGCCGAAGATCCAGGTGGACTGGCGCAGGTGGGTGCATCTGCTGGCGACGTGGACGCCGAACATCCCGGACACGGCCATCCTCGAGGGCTGGCTGCGCCTCACCGACGAGCAGGCGGACACCGACGCGGAGGCGACCCAGGCGCTCGCGTGCTTCCTCCAGGCCCACGAGCGAGGCGTGCCCTACTTCTCCGTGAGCCTGCGGATGCTGCTCGACGGACTCCTCCACTTCGACCCGGCCACGCTCGCCAAGGAACAAGTGGAGCCCTATCGCAAGGCCCTGCGGACCGTCCGCCAGTGGGCGACCTGGGTCGACGCCCGGGAGCCCTTCACCACGCTGCGCATCCCCCGAGAGGACTGAGCATGTCGCTCTATCGCGTCCACCTGCTCCCCGCGCAACAAGGCGACTGCATCCTCATCGAGTACGGCCGCCCCGAGCGCCCGCACCGAGTACTCATCGACGGCGGACTCGCCGGCACCTGGACACACCTGAAGGGCCTCATCGAGGCACTCCCCATCGAGCAGCGACGGTTCGACCTCCTGGTCGTCACGCACATCGACCAGGACCACATCGAGGGCGCGCTGTCCCTCTTCAAGTCGCCTCCCGAGGGGCTCTCCTTCGACGACGTCTGGTTCAACGGCTTCAAGCACCTGGAGGAGAGCGACCTGGAGGACTTCGGTCCGCTCCACGGCGAAAGGCTCACCACGCATCTCTGGACGGCGCCGGCCTGGAACCAGCTCTTCGGTCGCCGCGCGGTGGTCGTCCCGGACACGGGGCCGCTGCCGACCCGCGAGCTCCCCGGCGGGATGCGCCTCACCCTGCTGTCGCCCACGCGCGCCCGGCTGAGGAAGCTGCGCGGCGTCTGGGCGAAGAGGTGCGAGGAGGCCGGGCTGAATCCCCAGGTCCAGCCGCCCCCGCCCGCGCCCGAGGGGCTCGAGCCCATGGGCGGTATCGACGTCGCCGCGTTGCTCGCGGGCGGCTTCAAGGAGGACGACGCCGAGGCCAATGGCAGCTCCATCGCGTTCATCGCCGAGCACGACGGCCGCTCCGTCCTCTTCGGCGCGGACGCCCACCCGAGCGTCCTGCGCGCCTCCATCGCCCGGCTCGACGGCGGGCGCGCGAAGGTGGATGCCTTCAAGCTTCCCCACCACGGCAGCCGCAAGAACGTGAGCACGGAGCTGCTCGCGCTCGTCGACACGCCTCGCTACCTGTTCTCCACCAACGGCAGCCGCCACCACCACCCGGACCGCGAGGCCGTCGCCCGCGTCCTCGCGCGCAAGCAGCCCGCGGAGCTGTGGTTCAACTACCGGGGCCCGCACACGGAGCCCTGGGACAGCGACGAATTGCGCGCCGAGTGGCGCTACACCACGCGCTACCCGACCACGGCCGCGGGTGGAATCACGCTGGACCTGTCCTGATGGCGCCCAGGGGCGCCCCACCTCTTCGATGTCAGGAGTCGATATGTCCACGGAACAGCAGGACCTCGTCGATGCCCCCCCGCCCCGGCGCCTGGGGCTGGCGCTCTCGGGAGGCGGCAGCCGGGCGGCGGCCTTCCACCGGGGCGTCCTCCGCGGGCTCATCGAGCTGGAGCTCGTCCCTCGCGTCGACGTCGTCTCGACGGTGTCCGGAGGCTCGCTCTTCGGCGGCGCGTGGATGGCGGCGCGCGCCAATGGCACTCAGGACGTGGACTTCCTGGCCCAGCTCGGCGCGCAGTTGGAGAAGGGCTTCGTGCTGCGCGCGCTCCTCGGTGGGCTCGGCGCGCTCAAGCTGCTGTGGCCCTGGTACAACCGGTCGGACCGGATGGCGGACATGTTCGACGCGCTCTTCTTCCAGCGCCACGAGCCGGGCCGCAAGCCGCGCAGCACGCGCCTGTCCGACCTGCCCACCCACCCCGTGCTGTGCGTCAACACCACGGTGGTGAACAACGGCCAGGTGGGCAAGTTCAGCAAGGAGGGCTTCTCCGCGCCGCGCGTCCGGCCTCGCGAGGATCCACCCCGGCCCTACGACGCCACCAACAACCTGCCCATTCCCCTGCCCGACTTCCGCCTGTCGCGCGCCGTGGCCGCGTCCGCGGCGTTCCCCGTGGGCCTGCCGCCCCTGACGCTCTCGCGGAAGAAGGACCTGAAGAACGCCCTGTTCTTCGAGGAGCTGGAGAAGCATGACCGGCTGACGCTGACGGACGGCGGCGTCCTGGAGAACCTGGGCGTCCAATCCCTCATCAAGAGCCAGCGCTTCGGGGCGTGGGACCTC contains:
- a CDS encoding ComEC/Rec2 family competence protein, which encodes MSLYRVHLLPAQQGDCILIEYGRPERPHRVLIDGGLAGTWTHLKGLIEALPIEQRRFDLLVVTHIDQDHIEGALSLFKSPPEGLSFDDVWFNGFKHLEESDLEDFGPLHGERLTTHLWTAPAWNQLFGRRAVVVPDTGPLPTRELPGGMRLTLLSPTRARLRKLRGVWAKRCEEAGLNPQVQPPPPAPEGLEPMGGIDVAALLAGGFKEDDAEANGSSIAFIAEHDGRSVLFGADAHPSVLRASIARLDGGRAKVDAFKLPHHGSRKNVSTELLALVDTPRYLFSTNGSRHHHPDREAVARVLARKQPAELWFNYRGPHTEPWDSDELRAEWRYTTRYPTTAAGGITLDLS
- a CDS encoding patatin-like phospholipase family protein — encoded protein: MSTEQQDLVDAPPPRRLGLALSGGGSRAAAFHRGVLRGLIELELVPRVDVVSTVSGGSLFGGAWMAARANGTQDVDFLAQLGAQLEKGFVLRALLGGLGALKLLWPWYNRSDRMADMFDALFFQRHEPGRKPRSTRLSDLPTHPVLCVNTTVVNNGQVGKFSKEGFSAPRVRPREDPPRPYDATNNLPIPLPDFRLSRAVAASAAFPVGLPPLTLSRKKDLKNALFFEELEKHDRLTLTDGGVLENLGVQSLIKSQRFGAWDLIVSDAGTKEEAWKKGLLNFVKDLLVPLVSGGVLTQLLLIMNSKQNRWMRSATVQEFETSWLKDELSPRLAAGTHAAAGAGIQRFLQPEPRRTRRRLWFIRVNQSLEDFVTGLPLWRLVEIRSAKPDGGTGGSIPRGYEERLVFLRTHGVDLGPARRVYEGMGGRARVQELNEVATGWTGLDARDIAGLEQHAHWQVLASHAIYGVEQAATSGGVESRTG